The Candidatus Nitrosocaldus cavascurensis genome segment ATGAGTTGTAATAGTTACTTATGCTGTTACTATTACTAGAAGTAGGAGGCGTGTTGCTGTTGCTACTACTGCTAGCGTTAGTATCAGTGTTAGCATTAATGTTGCTACTACCATTATTGTTGCCATTGCTTAACATGGTTACTGTGAACCTTGACCAGAATGCATCTAGCCTATCACTCCCAAATGGATGTGCATCTCCAAACCCATACCTTGCCAGTTCCCTACCATACATAACTGCTACCTTGCATAACATCATATGCCTTCCCTCCATCTATCCATCCACCCACCCATACATTATCCTAATATGATAGGTTCACCAACTAACCAATCCCTTATTAATTGTAGCATGCATGCTGTCATCTATACTACTAACTAAGGGCAAATTTATATTTTGTATGCATCTAATACTATACGATGGTTGAGCTTAGGGCAAAGTCAGTTGCAGTACTGATACCCCTAGAGAAGGTTACATCATGCCTACTAGAGCTAGGGTTTGTCTTGGAGAAGGATGCATTGGTGGTTAGCGATGGTAGGTTCTGGAGGAAGATGCTCTTCATAAGGGGTAGTGAGTGTGTAAGTGTATCTGAGGAGATAGGTGATGCATACCCTAGAGACCCTGTTATAAGCATGTATGCTAGCGATGATACAATAGGCAGGATAAGAGAGGTGCTCAAACTTGGTAGTATATGAGTGCAATGAGCAGCAGTTCATAGAGAATATAGTTAGACTCTTGAATACCCTCAACGATAACAGGTTGATAGTAAATAGAAGGATAATGCTATGCGATGACCATAGATATGGTCCTTCAATATTGCCAGAGCAGGAGTTTGTAAAGTACTCAAGCATAATGGAGAGGAAGGGGGTGAGGAGAACAGTTTATGCAAAGATACCATTCATAGATGAGTTCCATAATAGGTTCTATGATGCTGAGGAGGCTCTACACTCCTCAAGCAGCCTAAGCACCCCTAGGCTATCTATACCATACTACAGGGTTGAGTACTCATTCTCTATATGGAACAACTCCTACATCTATACGTTTGATGTGCTCTTTGAGCCAGAGGTTGTTATAGAGAAGAGGAGGATACCTACAAACAGGATAAGAGCAAGAGCAAGAGCAAGGACAAGGATAGAGCCATCGCTATCATCGTCTTCACCCTCCCCTTACTCCAGCAATAGTAGTAATAGCAGTAGTAGCAACAGTAATAGCATGCTAATTCATGTACTAAGATTCAATCAGCCAGATGAGAAGATGCTCAACATAAACATACCAAGGCAGGTTATAGTGATGGATGTTAAGAGGATGATAAGGACTCTAGGTGTAGATAATGAAAAAATTTGAGATGGCTAACTATTAATGGTGGCCATGTGGTGGAGGCTGTGCACTCTTTGCAAGTTCTGGGTTGTAAGTCCCTGCAGCCTTCTCATGGTACTCCAAGTTTGACTGATCAACCTTTATTGCCTGGGGTGGGCATACTGACACGCATGCCATACACCATATACAGTCATGCTCCCTTATTGGATCTGCCTTGTCAGTATGGTCCTTCCTGTGATCCTTGACAGTCTCACCATTACCACCTGGGTACTTCCATGCCTCTATCGCTGGTACATCGTTTGCTGTTCTATACCACTCATACACCTGTACAGGACATGCCTCTATGCATGCACCATCTGCATAGCATGCATCCCAATCAACTGCAACCATGGTACCATGGACTCCTATAGGTACTATCTCCTCCCCTCTAGCAGCAAAGTCACGTTTAGCCTCTTCATTCTCTGCAGCATCCTTGAGCCTTCCAGGACCCCAGACGAAGTGGAAGTGCTCCCCATCCTTGTTATAGTGCTTCCCTATCACCTGCAGTCCCTTTGGAAAGTCTGGATCTATAGGCATATTCTTTACCTCATGCCTCTTATGTAACGATGCTATATAAACGATATCGTATGTAAATGGAGGATGTATGAGCAACATACCAAACCCTAGAATATAACCTATCATCAGCCTATACCACCATACTATAAGTTCATATTTGCATTAATTGACTCTAATCTTGTGTCAATATACAAGTATAGGGTGTATAGGAGCGCTAACATAGGAATATTCATAAGGACTAACGATGATTACATATTCATACCCAAGGGCTTCGCCCATAGCAAGGCATCTAGGCTTGAAGAGTTCCTA includes the following:
- a CDS encoding 4Fe-4S dicluster domain-containing protein, translated to MPIDPDFPKGLQVIGKHYNKDGEHFHFVWGPGRLKDAAENEEAKRDFAARGEEIVPIGVHGTMVAVDWDACYADGACIEACPVQVYEWYRTANDVPAIEAWKYPGGNGETVKDHRKDHTDKADPIREHDCIWCMACVSVCPPQAIKVDQSNLEYHEKAAGTYNPELAKSAQPPPHGHH